DNA from Triticum aestivum cultivar Chinese Spring chromosome 7D, IWGSC CS RefSeq v2.1, whole genome shotgun sequence:
ATTAGTTGAAGAATTGCTAGGCTATGAGCAAGCCAAGGTCAAGATCAAAGTGGATAATCAATCGGCTATTGCACTGTGTAAAAATCCTGTGTTCCATGAAAGAAGCAAACACATTGATGTGCGCTACCACTTCGTCAGACAATGTGTTGAGGAAGGAAAGATTGAGGTGGAGCACGTCAGTACTGGAGAGCAACATGCAGACATCCTGACTAAAGCCCTCCCAAGGTTTCAGTTTCAGGTGTTGAAAGAGAAAATAGGAGTGCTTGAGGTGAGTTCAGGACCATGTTTAAAGGGGTGAAATGTTATGTTAAACCTGACAGACCTGAAGATGTCTATTTAGTTTCAGTTTAAACTTATGTAATAAAGTCAGAAACGTGCTCTGAGTTCACGTTGTGGCTTGGTCCTGGTCATAGGATAGTTTTCAATTAGTTTGTTTCCTGTAAACGTGCGAGGACTTGGCCACGATTGCCACCGTGGGATGGCGCGGATGAAGTGCATCGTGGGCATGGTTTTCGGATGTACTGTTGCTTATCTGAATAAAAGGTCAAACAGAAAAGACGTTGCGGTGTGCGCGTCGCCAAATGACTCTGTCTCCTCTCTGAAATTTCGTTCGGTTCGTCCGTGTCTCTTCAGAGAAGAGTCTGAATCCACctcgcgtgcgtgtgtgtgttctgGGATTTCCTCTGACAGAGAGTGGAGCCAGAAGATGAGAGGAATTTCGCCAAGTGACCCACTCACCCGGAATCTTTCAGGTTATTAGTCACCTACTCCTTAATTTACCCTTCGTTCCAAAATGTAAGCTATATTCTCTTAATTTCTACACACATACAGGGATGTGCTTCATGAGTACGCATCAAGAACCAAGAGAATAAGAGACCTTATCTTGCGATCAATAGCCAAGCTCCTCGACCTTGATGAGGATTACTTCGTCAACCAAATATCAAACAAGGCTTCTGGGTTTGCTAGATTCAACTACTACCCTCCATGCCCCAGGCCTGACCTAGTTTTGGGCCGGAGGTCTCACACTGATGGTGGTCTCCTTACCATCCTTTTTGTCGACCAAGACGTCGGTGGCTTGCAAGTTGAGAGGGGTGGGACATGGTACAATGTTCCAGCCAAGCCTTATACGTTGGTGATTAACGTAGCAGACTGCATGGAGGTATGAAGATAAGCAATTGTTCTCTTGAATAATCTATGATCAGCTGTGTTTATCCTATATATTTCCTGAATCCTTCAATATTCCTTTGTTGTCTTGTATGTAAGTAAATATTTGACGCATGCAGATAATGACCAACGGAATCTTTAGGAGCCCGCTTCACAGGGTGGTGACGAATGCCAACAAAGAGAGGCTTTCACTGGCCAGGTTTTATGCTGTGGATGCGGAAACGGTGCTGGAGCCGGCGCCTAGTTTGCTGGATGACAACCGACCACCAAGATATGGGAAAATCAAGGCCAAGGATTTCGTTTCTTTTTCTCAACTGAAAAGTTCTTAGTTGGGCTCTTTGAATGTTATTTATTCGTAAGTCAAGTGAAGAGATTCGTCAAGACCCTGAAAAAAATAAAAGTTCAATGTTTTAATTAGTTTATTTACGGAGTTTTAGCAGGGATTGCCTATATAAGGATAATAAATTAAGAGATGGTTTCTGTTCTATGAGTGAGGGTTTTATCTGTAATATAATTGCCTTTCTTCAATTCAACGCTTAGCTAACAACCAGATTGTCCGGTGCTGCTGTGTTGTTTGTTTTTTTTCTAACTTTTATGTATTTGTCTTGAGTTCAAAAGAATGTTTGGGAAACGTATTTGATAGTATATTACATAATTTTGTGCGGGTAATACATACATTTGATTACGAGTTGTTGTTGTTGCTGGATTCTTTCATATGAAGATTGAGTGATTCTGAATTTTATTGCCAGAATTTCAGTGCACGAAGACCGTTGTACTCACCACCAACTATCGTGATACTCAGTGCACAAAGATCGAGTGATTCTTGTCTTTTGATGAACCAAGGGTCCTGAAAAAAAAACTGCATGCATTTGGTCGCTCGAAACAGAGCAACTACTAAGTTTGTCAAACTGCATGCGATAGGACATTTATAGATGTTCCATTACTAGATGTTCAACTAGAACGCCGCTAAGGAGGGGTCCTTAACTAGTGATCAAAACATTGAACAAATTGTAGTGTTATTATTGGGCCTAGCCCATTTATTGTTTAACATAATCCTTAGGAAAATCTCATAGGTCCATATGGCCCATTCATGCATGACAAGTGGGGTAAGGAAGTTTAGTCTTAACCCCATTCATGGaaaattgctcatatattctacACATAGTAGAAAATGTCTCCATGATAATTTCATGAACACAAGTGATCTTCACCATTCCATTTTGTTTTCATACTTGTTAGACTCGTGAAAACGAATAAATCAATGATCTTCACAATTTTTGTGGTCCTTGGACTCTATTCATTTTGTATTTCTTGATGAAAGTCTTCTTTTCCATCAAAAACAATTCATGCATCACTATTTATTTTCTAATAGAGTACAATATGGTAAGCGTGATAAAGTTTCTCTGCAAAGGTACAAACATTATTTTGCATTGATTGATAAGAGAACTGTGCTGATAAGTAAACCAACAAGCTTACAAAAATATAACATTACACCACAAATAGATAGTAACACACTTCTTCCTTATTGCCACAAcatagaaacatggaagacatacaGGGTGTGACACAACACCCAGGCACGTACTAGGTTGAAACGGGTGAACGCACGTAAACCCCGAGAGCCTCCACGTATTTACCAGCGCACGCAAAGAAACCCACGATGTTATTATTGTCCTGCACTGGAACACTGAAAGGGGTGCTCTGTGTTTCTCCGAAGGGACCGTACGGGCGGTGGTTTGTGGTAATGGTGAGGGATGCTATAGCATTATATTCGACATTGTCTTCTGCAAAGATACCAACTGTCCCAGAGACTTCCGTAACGATCTCTGAAGGGGCAAGCTCGATCTGCATGCAAGAAAAGAGATCGCCAAGTTAATAGAATTGCATGTAGGAATCACATTACGAGTGCTCACATATGAAAAGATGTCATTTAAACCAATGAACCTACCGTGTCCTTGTTATCCCCACGTCGGCCACCCCACGGGCCAACGTTATATGGTTCACCAGCTTTGTCAATGAAGGAAAATGCAAGTGAATCAATGACAACGCCATGGCGGATGGTGATGCGCTCTAAACGCTGCGGTGTCGAGGGGATGTCGAGTAACTCTCCACTCATTTTACCCCAAGGGCCGATCTTGGCGACGGCGCTCCCGTCACCTAGAGAAAGCTGGTCGGACTCGGGTGTCGTTAAAACCAAGCTAGAGAATTGGACAGACTAGAGTAGCTGGGTAGGCGCGGCCAAGGAACACACCAGAGGTCTTAAGAAGGAGAGGCACATAGCACGAACATGAAGCTCCATCCTGGCGTTTCTCTCGGATTGTTGGGTCTTCTTGAAGGCGATGACACCTTGTGCATATGCAAACTCTCCGGTCCCACCAACGATTGCCCATTCACCGTTGTGGGCGGTGCCCTGAAAGTCCCCCATCACCTTGAAACTGGAACCTGTAAACCTATTCCAAGTATATAGACATAGTTGACACGGTTTCAAGATGAAGTATTTTCTTTACGGTGTTTGAATTGCAAAAACCGTACTATGGCTCCAGTGCAAACTTAATTAATGCGGTAAAATTTCAAAGAGAGATACTTAAGCTAGACAAAAATAATAATTAACCTCTGATTGACGAAGACCATGTTGAAACAAATGAACCAGTTCTCTTTGGCCATGCTAGCCCCGAGGTGCAAACCTTGAGCGTGCGCGACAAGGTTTGCATTGTGGGCAGGACCATCATACACGGTCCAGTCATTAGCAGCGAGGATTCCGAAACACTCGGGGCGCTTCGACTCAACTATGACTGCCTGGTTAGCATCTGGGGTTTTCTGGACGTTCTGGTAGGCGTACAAGTGGAGAAGAAGCTCCTTGTGCTGGATCATCTCATGGCAAGCTGGAGCGGATTGGAAGTAGGAAGGGTCTGACCCCTTGGCAgcaggcgtggtggtggtggtctcCAAGGTGAAAGACTGAGGCGACATGGTGGCTTATTAGCTaggattgtgtgtgtgcgtgtgtagtAGTTGTAACTTGGTACCATGGATGGATGAGAAAGAGGCTATTTATAGATGTTCAACACAAGTGGTTGATACGTGCCTCTCAAAATTAATCACCGACTAAGTACGCACATGGCTTTCTTTGTGCACTCATGAATCACGCTCGTACGtttctagtactccctctgtttcatatTAGTTTTCGCCTACATCCATTTAAGCGAAAACTAATATGAAATGGAGGAAGTAGTACATTATGACCGGCAATGATGCTGGTGCACGTACATCACTATATGGTGTTGATGACGTCATCAGGCATGACATCACTGAGTGGtcgatgcatgcatatttatatgCACTATGAGAGCTTCAATCGTTAATCGGTGTGCCAACTACGCAAACGGTGTGAACAACATAGACGAGATAAAGCTCAGATCCGATTGCTGATCGAGCAACTAATAATTAAGTGCATGAATATCACCCACCCACCTCTGCATCAAAAACCATAACCAATACTCGTCGACCTTCGGGGTTCCTTTGATTCAACAGAATtccataggccctatttggatactctaaccCAGTTAATGTTAGAGTTATTTTttaacccactctaacccaaataagcatctctccaccgggatagttgggttagatggaactaacccactctaaccctccctgtttggatacttttgggttatttgagcccccaactaacccaaactagctctaactctgtgatccaaacagggccatagatttTTCTTTTTGATTATTTGGATAGCTAAGAACTTTGATCTTTTATTTAGAGGATGGAAATCATTGGGATTTATTTTCATAGGATTAATTTGTACatcattttgaaggaaaaaaatCATCCAGTCAAAGATTTTAGTAGAATTCCCTTGTTTTCATGTGCTATCAAACACTCTTCCATCTAAATTCCtgtatttttctttttcattttacaAAACACAAGAGGACATGACACTCTATTTTTGCGTTTCAAGAATCATGCGAATCAAAGAAACCATTAATTTTTTTTAGTAAAATGGCGATGGATATCTCTGAATGCGGACCATCTAATTAAGATGCCACCCACCCACCTCAAACTGTCCCCGATAAGTGTTCAATGGGCTGGGGCCGGATGAGTGAAAACCATACATAAATGAGCCACCGCATCCAACCCTACCCATACTTTTTTTTTGAGATGGAAGTCAGTGCCTCCATTAACCAAACAGCTCAGCAACATCGCTGGCTACCAGATCAGGTGCTTGGTGCGGCAAAAGGCTTGCACCGTACGCCGCTAACCTGTCCGCAACTAGTTCTAGATaaatccattttcgagacaagtaatttcgaacgaaGGGAGTAGCAAAAAGAACATGGGTGAAATTGCAGCTAGCAAAAAGTCTAATCTCTTTTATTAAGGACCCATTAACAGAGAGGTCAAACTCGTTGGATGTGAGGGCCTGCACCAGAATCATCGAGTCTGAATGGACTTGTACCTTTGTCATTCCCCATCCCTGTGCTGCATGGAGACTTTGCAGGCAAGCAGTAGCTTCGGCTTGGACAGGATCCAGAACGTTTTTGACTGGACCAGCTCCAGCTCCTACCGGTTGGCCCTCTTGGTTTCTAATTCTAAAGCCCCAGCCATCTCGGTTAGGATTTTCCACATTAATCAGTAGCATATCCTGACTTGAAATCGCTGACCATGTTCTACACCCTACCCATACTTGATGGTACAAAATGGCACCACCGATTAAGTATCACCAATTTTTGTTACTACCCTATAATCCTTCTCCAACATTCCTGTTAAACGTGACATATTTGTATTTCCTATCTTCTCTAGCCTTGTATAGTTGACTCCTAGAGATATGGTAGGATTAGTTTCCTTGTCACGCAATACATCCTGTGTATATATTGTAACCGTCTCCATGGAATACAATGAGTTGCACCGCATATCCTTTCGACATGGTATTAGTTTTACCGTGATCTCCTCTCACTTCCGCAACCCGTAGCCGCCGCGCCGCCAACTCCAaaccccaacgccgccgccgccgccgctacctctcccgtagccgccgccgcgctctcccgtagcctagctcggaggcgctgcactgctgggtgcgggcccaggggctgccacggtggattGGCGTGCAACGCCCCAGAGGTAGgagctgcaccgtagggtgtggcgcctgcgtggcgggcgctacacaaaaagatcatcggcgtgaaatagtttcacgggcagttcattctgtgaattgatttcgtccagaggtcaaaattgtcaaattgcCTGCCAAACACATCTGCACACTCAACTGTTTATAATCCAACAAGGTTTCCTCGAGCAGTTTTGGCTCTGTAAACATGTACGTCGTCAATATTCAGAAAGAGGGGAATACTTGTGCCAAAATTGCTGCCCCAAAGTTCATACTTGTCTTTGTCTGAATGAATCTTACTCTGAACCCATCCAACAGTTCATCATACTCTCAACTTGACAGGTACTCCGTGTTGGGCTGCTGCATACTCTCAACTTGACAGGTACTCCCCTGTGGACGACGAAGCTGATCTCACTGATATTATTATTGGAATGAATAAAAAATGAGGTATTCAGGCATCATACTATActacgtagtactccctccgtgcctaaatataagtttttgtagAGATTCCACCATGAACCAATATAGATGCATTTTAGGGtggagattcactcattttgctccgtatgcagtggcggagccaggaactTGCTCCTGGGTATTCATGTATTTTTTTTTGGCCAAAGCAATATAATAAAACCATAAATGTACAGTAAGATAGCAACATCAATGACTCCATGACCATACatcgataatagtagcaaaatatcATTGTGGCAATATCTCTAACAATTAAGAAAGATTACAAATAGCAAAGGAAATTACAATATAACTTTATAATCCCCTTTTTGGAAGAgattgatgacatcctcatattTCACATGCTTGAAGAATTCCCTCTCAACGAACGTAACCAAGGAATTGTTCAAATATTCATCACCCATTTTGTTTCTTAGTGCATTCTTCATGTATTTCATTGAGGAAAATACCCTCTCAACGCTGGCAGTGGCTACCGGAAGAATAAGCACCAACTTAAGATGTTTGTAAACAATATAATATTGTTCATTCTTTCTTGTCTCAACCATCAAAACTGAAAGCTCACATAGATTCTTCAAATTGCTAAACCTTTTATCCATACGCACATGAGAAATGTACATGCTTAATTGCCATGGAAGTCTTGACAATTCATCATTTGTGAAATCCTTAGCATAAAACTTTCTAGCAAGCCTAACCaacttccactagtagaaaaagaggcttccatacgcccccattagtccccaaaataatcgaactgCGACCAAAGGgatctttagtcgcggttcgggaggagacccgcgaccaactatctgggcccagcgcgctcggtcgatagctagcggacgggaggggctttagtcccggttggcctggccaaccgggactaaaggtcctcaggctggcccgaaggcctttagtcgcggttggccagaccaaccgggactaaaggttagacctttagtcccggttggcgggccattagtcgcggttggccagaccaaccgggactaaaggttagacctctAGTCCTGGTTGGcgggccattagtcgcggttggccagaccaaccgggactaaaggttagacctttagtcccggttggtctggccaaccgcgactaatgggatttgaggcctcattttcaaactctaccccaccccccccccccccccgccccgtggatcgccttaaacattttcaaaatcctcaaaaacctaacagaaaaaaagatacggggcttttaagatctggagaggcaaaaaaattcaaaaaatttcaaattgtggtcaaactgtggtcaaacaatggtcaaactaattattctagaatattcgtgttactaaataattatttcagtttttttaaattttggtcaaatctggtcaaactgtggtcaaacagtggtcaaacaatggtcaaactaattattccagaaatattagtgttactaaataattattgtttttgaaaacaatagtttcaaactcaaacagtgaaatgtgtcacttcgtgctcaagctaaattcctgagggttaatagaattgacatcctactattgtcaggaaaacaacaagtgcagacttggaaacgagagagaatataactcggaagttaagcgtgctcaggctggagtagtgagaggatgggtgaccgtccgggaagttagatgatttggaatgatgaggggtgattagagattagaggataaattgagcagtgatgaggggtggtgattagaggttagaggttaaaataattcagaaatttgaaaataaaaaaaaaattcgcaaagaaaccaggtttaggggggctaaaaccctaaacctgcggaggaggcctttagtcccggttagccacgagaaccgggactaaaggtcctccgccccgacggacccctggcgcccacgtggacgggcctttagtcccggttaaccacgagaaccgggactaaagcctttagtcgcggttcgtaagaggcgcgactaaaggagggggggtctttagtcgcgcatatttagtcccggttgcacagccgggactaaaggcctttgcgaaccgggactaaaggcccattttcTACCAGTGTTTTCTTTATCATAAGCAGCAAAGGAATCACGTGGACTGAATGCTGCCATGCAAGTAAGTAGTTCAGTGTTTACCTCATCAAATCTTGCATCAAGCTCTTGAAGTTGCCTATCAATTACACCCACAAACATTTCAACCATGAAGCGTTGGTAATTCCTTGCACCATTAAAGAACCCTCTTTTTGGTCTCCCAGCAGGATAGTAAGGAGCCTCCATGTCAACAACTTTGATCTTGTGCTTTACACAAAAAGAAATGACATtctgaagaaaatcattctgcaaGTGTAGCTTTGTGAGATCAACAATCTCCATAGCATTAACAATATCTTGATCTTTCTTTTGCAAAgctctactcaagtcatcggtgtaTTCAAATATTTCTTGCATCAAGTGTGCCATGAAAACAAATTCAAATGTCTGAAATGATGTCAACATAGTCATTGCTGCTACTGCCTCTGTGCCGTTATACTCTTTTGCAATCTTGATGAGAACACGCCTTATTGCAGGATACATAGAGATAAAATGGTTGACAGTCTTGTAGTGAGAGCCCCAACGAGTGTCACATGGCCTTCCAATACCCATTTCTTGATTCAATACCCACTTGTGATCCTTAAACCAAGTAGGGCAAAAGCGACGGAGATGTCCACTAAAATCTCTGATCTCAAACTCTAACTCTATCCTTTGGTTGACAAGCACCCAAGTCAATGTATCTCCTTCTAACTCTATCCTAGTCATTGGCATGATATGAAGATATGGGAAGTTGCTTGCCGGGATCACGTTCCAGAGCTTCCAAATCTGCTTCAAATTGGGGCATtgattcatcatcttcatcaaccgctccatcatcttcatcaaccgcttcatcatcttctacaattGGGGTCCGGGAGCCTCTCCCCCTCTCCGGTTGCCGAGCTTCATCATGTGTTTGCACTAGTGCTAGCTGCAGATCGCTCTCAACCTCAACGGAAATACGAGTTGGTGTGGATGTAGAAGTTATTTTTCTTGCCTTCGAAGATTTGTCCCACATTTCAAATACGCTAACATCCTTTTTCTTCATCTACATCGCAATCACATAAACAGTGGACTGCTGCTGCTGGACGGCGCTGCTGCCACGCCGGGGAGCCGGGGAGCCCCGAGGACGATGGTCGGAGGGCGCTTATACTAGTATTTAGGAGAGAGATGGCCGGCAGAGCCGCCGCGGAGGGCAGGGGAGGGAGATGGCTGGCAGGAGTATGGAGGGGAGGGCCCGGTCGCCGGAGCAGGAGATGGCCGGCCCCCGGAGCCGGACCTACAAAGTGGATCGACGGAGAGGCAGGAGAGCGCTAGGTTTTGCAGTTTGGGAAAGGGGATGGACCGATTTGGGAATCGAGGGAGGGAGATTGGATGCTCGCGCGCCTAACCAGACGTGGCTGCCGTGGGGCATTTGGTCTCGTGGGCCAA
Protein-coding regions in this window:
- the LOC542941 gene encoding uncharacterized protein, coding for MSPQSFTLETTTTTPAAKGSDPSYFQSAPACHEMIQHKELLLHLYAYQNVQKTPDANQAVIVESKRPECFGILAANDWTVYDGPAHNANLVAHAQGLHLGASMAKENWFICFNMVFVNQRFTGSSFKVMGDFQGTAHNGEWAIVGGTGEFAYAQGVIAFKKTQQSERNARMELHVRAMCLSFLRPLLSLGDGSAVAKIGPWGKMSGELLDIPSTPQRLERITIRHGVVIDSLAFSFIDKAGEPYNVGPWGGRRGDNKDTIELAPSEIVTEVSGTVGIFAEDNVEYNAIASLTITTNHRPYGPFGETQSTPFSVPVQDNNNIVGFFACAGKYVEALGVYVRSPVST